One window of the Magnolia sinica isolate HGM2019 chromosome 19, MsV1, whole genome shotgun sequence genome contains the following:
- the LOC131235540 gene encoding RHOMBOID-like protein 8 produces MAGIIKNHLGREIKSPHMGLEIKLPHLSLDIKSADPTMSESGMESPKEQILFFGSRYQRKENTWVILLFVVLHLVVFVATMFINDCPQNSRGDCSLKSLGRFSFQSLAENPLLGPSSSTLDEMGALQRSSVIQHHQLWRLATWIWLHAGVIHLILNLSSVIFIGIRLEQQFGPLRIGIIYLLSAFLGSLASTLFVQYSAAVGSSGALFGLLGAMLSGLIQNWGIYADKVAASTMLFVLAIINLVLGLLPHVDNFSNIGGFLSGILLGFVLLYNPLLCRVEQKKGLFDYDVRSSMRLKDKLDKPAMRIASLVLFGLVLSGGVVAVLRGVNANECCSWCHYINCAPTKWWNCNEKATQCEVMVSVGRLTLTCEENGHFRIYPYADISEARVRDLCSQICS; encoded by the exons aTGGCAGGAATCATCAAGAACCATCTGGGCCGTGAAATCAAATcgcctcacatgggcctcgaaaTCAAATTGCCCCACCTCAGCCTCGACATCAAATCGGCtgaccccaccatgtcagaaagtGGCATGGAATCACCCAAAGAACAGATCTTGTTCTTTGGGTCCCGCTACCAGAGGAAGGAGAACACTTGGGTCATCTTGCTGTTTGTGGTTCTCCATCTGGTGGTCTTCGTCGCGACAATGTTCATCAACGACTGCCCACAGAATTCGCGCGGTGACTGCTCGCTGAAATCCCTTGGCAGGTTCTCGTTCCAGTCCCTCGCGGAGAACCCGCTCCTTGGGCCATCCTCCTCGAC CTTGGATGAAATGGGGGCTCTTCAGAGGAGCTCGGTAATACAACATCACCAACTATGGCGCCTTGCAACATGGATATGGTTGCATGCTGGGGTCATTCATCTAATTCTCAACCTCTCCAGTGTAATTTTTATAGGGATTCGCTTAGAGCAGCAGTTTGGACCAT TGAGGATTGGGATAATCTACCTACTTTCTGCTTTTCTCGGCAGTTTGGCATCCACACTTTTTGTACAGTACAGTGCCGCTGTCGGGTCATCTGGTGCTTTATTTGGATTACTTGGCGCGATGCTCTCTGGGCTTATTCAAAATTGGGGTATATATGCCGATAAG GTTGCAGCCTCGACAATGTTGTTTGTCCTAGCTATAATCAACCTTGTCCTAGGCTTGCTACCTCATGTGGACAACTTTTCAAACATCGGAGGCTTCTTATCTGGAATTCTCCTCGGTTTCGTGCTCCTTTACAATCCTCTATTGTGTCGTGTGGAGCAGAAAAAAGGTCTGTTCGACTATGATGTCCGAAGTTCTATGAGGCTCAAGGACAAACTCGATAAGCCGGCAATGAGAATTGCTTCTCTAGTTCTATTTGGCCTAGT TCTTTCAGGAGGTGTTGTAGCAGTTCTTCGAGGAGTAAATGCGAATGAGTGCTGCAGCTGGTGTCACTACATCAATTGTGCCCCCACCAAATGGTGGAACTGCAATGAGAAAGCAACCCAATGTGAGGTAAT GGTTAGTGTGGGGAGATTGACTTTGACCTGTGAAGAAAATGGCCATTTCCGGATTTACCCTTATGCTGACATCTCAGAAGCAAGGGTGAGGGACTTGTGCAGTCAGATCTGCTCCTAA
- the LOC131234532 gene encoding probable LRR receptor-like serine/threonine-protein kinase At3g47570, with the protein MAECEALRNIKHRNLIKVLTCCSSIDFKGNEFKALVFEYMPNGSLEKWLHRDGDDQLRGNLNFIQRLNIAIDVASALDYLHHHCHTSIIHRDLKPSNILLDDDMIAHVGDFGLARFLSEVAQTNSLGVKGSTGYIATPLSLFVSKWLLTLKYET; encoded by the exons ATGGCTGAATGCGAAGCCTTGAGAAACATTAAGCATCGGAATCTTATTAAAGTCTTAACTTGTTGCTCAAGCATTGATTTTAAAGGCAACGAGTTCAAGGCTTTGGTTTTTGAGTACATGCCCAATGGAAGTTTAGAGAAGTGGTTGCACAGAGATGGGGATGATCAGTTGAGGGGAAATTTAAACTTTATTCAAAGGCTAAATATAGCTATTGATGTGGCTTCTGCACTGGATTATCTACATCACCATTGCCATACATCAATCATTCATCGCGATTTAAAACCGAGCAacattcttcttgatgatgacatgattgctcATGTGGGTGATTTTGGATTAGCGAGGTTCTTATCTGAGGTTGCTCAAACCAACTCGCTTGGGGTGAAGGGATCTACCGGCTACATCGCTACG CCACTATCTTTATTTGTATCTAAGTGGTTGCTTACATTGAAATATGAGACATAA
- the LOC131235040 gene encoding putative receptor-like protein kinase At3g47110 — protein sequence MNLELGKLMTLSFLDSLTNCSSLKWLDVSGNHLDGTLPNSMANLSTQLTWLAFARNRIFGSIPSGIQNLVGLTMLDMMNNFLTGTIPVGVGKLKKVEEIFLGANELSGQIPSSLGNISRLYQLDLDGNSLTGSIPSSLGNCTYMQFIYLHDNNLSGSLPIQLFRFPSLIEVNVRNNSFTGNLPLEAGYLKNLQVLNVSNNKLSGEIPSSLGNCLRLEYLFLDGNFFQGSIPSSFITLTGLQSLDLSSNNLSGNIPQYLENLPALRYLNLSFNNFEGELPKQGVFRNASEVSVLGNSKLCGGIQELKLPACSSQAFKKRGMSLASKVKISIIVVVLCLSSLSCSFATLYWVRKSRRKPFPVPSMEDPFMNMSYVELFKATDGFSSANLIGIGSFGYVYIKEH from the coding sequence ATGAACTTGGAATTGGGAAAACTCATGACTTTGAGTTTTCTCGATTCTTTGACCAATTGCAGTAGCTTAAAATGGCTAGACGTAAGCGGTAACCATCTCGACGGTACGTTGCCCAACTCCATGGCTAATCTTTCGACCCAACTGACATGGCTAGCTTTTGCAAGAAACAGGATATTCGGAAGCATCCCGTCTGGGATTCAGAATCTTGTCGGCTTAACAATGTTGGATATGATGAATAACTTCTTAACAGGTACTATACCCGTTGGTGTTGGGAAGCTTAAGAAAGTGGAGGAAATTTTCTTGGGTGCAAATGAATTATCTGGGCAAATTCCATCTTCCTTGGGAAACATCTCTCGGTTGTATCAACTTGATTTAGATGGAAACAGTCTGACTGGGAGCATACCTTCAAGTCTTGGAAATTGTACATACATGCAGTTCATATACCTCCATGATAATAATCTTAGTGGTAGCTTACCCATACAACTTTTCAGATTTCCCTCTTTAATTGAAGTCAATGTTAGAAACAACTCTTTTACTGGTAATCTGCCATTGGAAGCTGGTTACTTGAAAAATCTCCAGGTATTGAATGTTTCCAATAACAAATTGTCAGGCGAAATTCCAAGCTCGCTAGGGAATTGTCTAAGACTAGAGTATCTCTTTTTGGATGGGAACTTCTTTCAAGGATCAATTCCTTCATCATTTATTACTTTAACAGGCCTTCAATCCCTGGATCTTTCAAGCAACAACTTGTCTGGAAACATTCCACAATACCTGGAGAACCTTCCTGCTTTGCGGTatctaaatctatctttcaataatTTCGAGGGTGAATTACCAAAACAAGGTGTCTTTAGAAATGCCAGTGAAGTTTCAGTACTCGGAAATAGTAAGCTTTGTGGGGGTATTCAAGAATTGAAATTGCCAGCATGCTCTAGCCAAGCTTTCAAGAAACGGGGGATGTCTCTTGCTTCAAAAGTAAAAATCTCGATAATTGTTGTTGTCCTGTGTCTTAGTTCATTGTCGTGTTCCTTTGCCACTCTTTATTGGGTAAGAAAGTCGAGAAGGAAACCTTTTCCTGTGCCTTCTATGGAGGATCCTTTCATGAACATGTCATACGTGGAGCTTTTTAAAGCGACAGATGGCTTCTCTTCTGCAAATTTGATTGGTATTGGAAGTTTTGGTTACGTGTATATAAAGGAACATTAG
- the LOC131234533 gene encoding putative receptor-like protein kinase At3g47110: MEFPPIRLRAIWSFLLYIPWLLGSAANLSNETDRLALLHFKHLITEDPFHSLSSWNHTLHFCHWQGVTCNGRRHPQRVTELNLTGQKLVGPISPFIGNLTFLRTIDLGENYFHGSIPQEMGRLFRLQYLSLLNNTFTGEIPENLTHCLKLEFLHLYRNQLIGRIPIELGSLPKLSYLILSHNNLVGSIPPSLGNISSLTYLHLTRNSLDGSIPEELCQLVNLNVFSVGGNELSDSMETFLLTWASVFQISKNFMPKAINSQDPYQFHYPMLQD; encoded by the exons ATGGAATTCCCACCTATTAGGCTaagggcaatttggtcatttctcctCTACATTCCATGGTTATTGGGATCTGCTGCTAATTTGTCTAATGAAACAGATAGGCTTGCTTTGCTCCACTTCAAACATCTAATAACTGAAGATCCTTTCCATTCCTTGAGCTCATGGAACCATACTCTCCACTTTTGCCACTGGCAAGGAGTCACATGCAATGGTCGCCGGCACCCTCAAAGGGTCACTGAATTGAACCTCACTGGACAGaagttggtgggccccatatctcctTTCATTGGGAATCTCACCTTCCTCAGGACAATTGATCTTGGAGAAAACTACTTTCATGGCTCAATTCCTCAG GAGATGGGCCGGTTGTTTCGCTTGCAGTATCTTAGTCTACTAAATAACACATTCACTGGAGAAATTCCAGAAAATCTGACCCACTGTTTGAAACTTGAATTCCTTCATCTTTATAGGAATCAGCTCATAGGGAGGATTCCAATTGAGCTTGGCTCTCTACCCAAGCTCAGCTACTTGATTCTTTCTCACAACAATCTTGTAGGAAGCATCCCGCCTTCACTCGGAAACATTTCGTCTCTCACTTACCTTCATCTGACAAGAAATAGTCTAGATGGCAGCATTCCAGAAGAACTTTGTCAATTAGTGAATTTAAATGTTTTTAGCGTAGGTGGAAATGAACTTTCAG ATTCCATGGAAACCTTCCTCCTAACTTGGGCCTCAGTCTTCCAAATCTCGAAGAACTTTATGCCGAAAGCAATCAATTCACAGGACCCATACCagtttcattatccaatgcttcAGGACTGA